Proteins encoded in a region of the Nicotiana tomentosiformis chromosome 9, ASM39032v3, whole genome shotgun sequence genome:
- the LOC104088065 gene encoding BES1/BZR1 homolog protein 4-like: MTSGTRLPSWKERENNKRRERRRRAIAAKIFAGLRMYGNFKLPKHCDNNEVLKALCNEAGWIVEEDGTTYKKGCKPVERMDIIGYSASVNPCSSYQPSPGASYNPSPASSSFPSPVSSHYVANTQNNSDPNSLIPWLKNLSSGSSPSSSKFPHHLYIPGSSISAPVTPPLSSPTARTPRMSDDPAANSTSWVQQHYAFLPSSTPASPGCQTPPDSGWLSGVQTPQDEPSSPTFSLVSPNPFGFKEPLSYGGSRMWTPGQSGTCSPAIGAGIDRTADIPMSDAISAEFAFGSNMKGLVKPWEGERIHEECVTDDLELTLGNSSTR, translated from the exons ATGACGTCCGGCACGAGACTTCCGTCATGGAAAGAGAGAGAAAACAACAAACGGAGAGAACGACGGCGAAGGGCGATCGCGGCGAAGATCTTCGCCGGACTTAGAATGTATGGTAATTTTAAGCTCCCAAAACACTGTGATAATAATGAGGTGTTGAAAGCTCTGTGTAATGAAGCTGGTTGGATTGTTGAAGAAGATGGCACCACTTACAAAAAG GGATGCAAGCCAGTAGAACGTATGGATATTATAGGTTATTCAGCATCTGTAAATCCCTGCTCATCTTACCAACCGAGTCCAGGTGCTTCGTATAATCCAAGCCCTGCTTCCTCATCTTTCCCTAGCCCGGTCTCATCCCATTACGTTGCAAATACCCAAAATAATTCGGATCCCAACTCACTAATTCCTTGGCTTAAGAATCTGTCATCCGGTTCATCGCCTTCTTCTTCCAAATTTCCCCACCATTTGTACATTCCGGGGAGCTCTATAAGTGCGCCCGTTACTCCACCTTTGAGCTCTCCTACAGCTCGTACTCCTAGGATGAGCGATGATCCCGCAGCCAATTCAACGTCATGGGTACAACAACACTATGCTTTCTTGCCGTCCTCTACCCCAGCTAGTCCTGGTTGTCAAACACCACCCGATTCAGGTTGGCTTTCTGGTGTTCAAACTCCACAAGACGAGCCTTCATCTCCCACATTTAGCCTTGTCTCGCCAAATCCATTTGGATTTAAGGAGCCACTATCGTACGGAGGGTCTCGGATGTGGACACCAGGGCAAAGCGGGACATGTTCTCCAGCAATTGGAGCAGGTATCGACCGAACAGCTGATATACCAATGTCAGATGCTATTTCAGCGGAGTTTGCGTTTGGCAGCAATATGAAGGGATTAGTAAAGCCATGGGAAGGTGAAAGAATTCATGAGGAATGTGTGACCGATGATCTGGAGCTTACACTTGGGAACTCTAGCACAAGGTAA